From a region of the Oncorhynchus keta strain PuntledgeMale-10-30-2019 chromosome 13, Oket_V2, whole genome shotgun sequence genome:
- the LOC118392111 gene encoding UPF0687 protein C20orf27 homolog, producing MATARKSSAAKAGAVSFSEEPTTAIAAAGTPSHVHFDEKLHDSVVMVIPQPDGNFMVKVGFLKTQHKYEIVFDLPEVPSLGKAVCPAPVPNQHICITNITPVAEGGLRVTCEYMAHQEGVLCEELMLVSESQEEVCVGVKVQARVMDRHHGTPMLLEGVRCVGVELEYDSEQSDWQGFD from the exons ATGGCTACTGCTAGGAAGA gCTCTGCGGCAAAGGCGGGAGCCGTCAGTTTCTCAGAAGAGCCAACCACCGCTATTGCTGCCGCCGGCACCCCCTCCCATGTCCACTTTGACGAGAAGCTCCACGACTCTGTCGTCATGGTGATCCCTCAGCCCGATGGGAACTTCATGGTCAAG GTTGGTTTTCTGAAGACCCAGCACAAGTATGAGATTGTCTTCGACCTCCCTGAGGTTCCGTCACTGGGGAAGGCTGTGTGTCCAGCTCCTGTACCCAACCAGCACATCTGCATCACCAATATCACTCCTGTAGCAGAGG gtGGTCTGAGAGTGACGTGTGAGTACATGGCCCACCAGGAGGGCGTGCTATGTGAGGAGCTGATGCTGGTCAGTGAGAGCCAGGAGGAAGTCTGTGTGGGGGTCAAGGTTCAAGCCCGCGTCATGG ACCGTCACCATGGTACACCCATGTTGTTGGAAGGAGTGCGTTGTGTGGGAGTGGAGCTGGAGTATGACTCTGAACAGAGTGACTGGCAAGGATTTGACTAG